One window of the Pseudomonas sp. S04 genome contains the following:
- a CDS encoding type IV pilin protein: MRRFNQGFTLIEIMIVIAIIGIVVTISAPLLTEYVKKTHRSEIAGLLSEQAQLLERFHSQNNVYSNATGLSAGNEYYSIVPTLADQSFLLTAVRKSDASMASDKCGDLTLSNTGVMGMNNAAAELTSKDCWGR; this comes from the coding sequence ATGCGTAGATTCAACCAAGGCTTTACCCTGATCGAAATCATGATTGTGATCGCGATCATCGGCATTGTGGTGACCATATCCGCTCCGCTGCTCACCGAGTACGTGAAAAAGACCCACCGTAGCGAGATCGCAGGGCTGCTGTCAGAGCAGGCGCAGTTGCTTGAGCGGTTCCACTCCCAAAACAATGTCTACAGCAATGCCACGGGACTGAGTGCCGGTAACGAGTACTACAGCATCGTCCCGACCCTGGCGGATCAAAGCTTCCTGCTGACGGCCGTGCGTAAGTCTGACGCCAGCATGGCCAGCGACAAATGTGGCGATCTCACGCTGAGCAACACCGGTGTGATGGGCATGAACAATGCGGCAGCCGAGCTGACCAGCAAAGATTGCTGGGGCCGCTGA
- a CDS encoding PilW family protein, whose amino-acid sequence MSNRCRGFSLIELLLALAISLAVVLGVTQIFMAANNTYRAQNAAAGMQEDARFVLSKLLQEIRMVGVFGCLQNITDASESGDFSAGRNAPIKWDNTLKKLSLVTADVGGNGGVPTWTVVSDCRTRATAYSKRQSPAAGEIALAIRRLDYRLRDDEILLTAGDSTQALVSNVKAFAVSFGLADSASGTAVSSYSPNPGDPARIRSVRLTLTLADPGQRVRDQTFNVVASLRNRLP is encoded by the coding sequence ATGAGCAACAGGTGCCGGGGGTTCAGCCTGATCGAGCTGCTACTGGCGTTAGCCATCAGCCTGGCGGTAGTGCTGGGTGTGACGCAGATCTTCATGGCGGCGAACAACACCTACCGCGCGCAGAACGCAGCGGCCGGCATGCAGGAGGATGCGCGTTTTGTCTTGAGCAAGTTGCTGCAGGAGATTCGCATGGTCGGTGTGTTCGGTTGCCTGCAAAACATCACCGATGCCAGTGAAAGCGGGGATTTCAGTGCTGGCCGCAACGCACCGATCAAATGGGACAACACCTTGAAAAAGCTCAGCCTGGTCACCGCGGACGTTGGCGGCAATGGCGGCGTGCCGACCTGGACGGTAGTGTCGGACTGTCGCACCCGGGCCACTGCCTACAGCAAGCGACAGAGCCCGGCAGCGGGAGAAATTGCCTTAGCGATTCGCCGCCTGGATTACCGCCTGCGTGATGACGAAATCCTGCTGACGGCAGGTGACAGCACGCAGGCCCTGGTCAGCAACGTCAAGGCCTTTGCCGTGAGTTTCGGTCTGGCCGACAGTGCCAGCGGTACAGCAGTTTCCAGTTACAGCCCCAACCCCGGCGACCCGGCGCGGATCCGCAGCGTACGCTTGACCCTGACTCTGGCAGATCCCGGCCAGCGCGTGCGCGATCAAACCTTCAATGTCGTGGCCAGCTTGCGTAACCGCTTGCCTTAG
- the pilV gene encoding type IV pilus modification protein PilV, with protein sequence MTVAGAQGGVTLIEVMVALLILTAGLLGAAAVQLNALKYTDSSLMSSQASFIAYDMLDRIRANVAADYSLPAPISGPVVSARNQDLADFHSHIREFGGPSARGSISHVQGLYSITITWDDARAAGIADTRRSLVLSSRVAVEPLGAP encoded by the coding sequence ATGACGGTAGCGGGTGCACAGGGCGGTGTGACTTTGATTGAAGTGATGGTGGCCTTGCTGATTCTGACTGCAGGGTTGCTAGGGGCGGCGGCGGTTCAGCTCAATGCCTTGAAATACACCGACAGCTCGCTGATGAGCAGCCAGGCGAGTTTTATTGCCTACGACATGCTGGACCGGATTCGCGCCAATGTGGCGGCTGACTACAGCCTCCCTGCGCCGATATCGGGTCCTGTGGTATCGGCGCGGAATCAAGACCTGGCGGATTTCCACAGCCATATCCGCGAGTTCGGTGGCCCTAGCGCCCGCGGCAGTATCAGCCACGTCCAAGGGCTGTACAGCATCACCATTACCTGGGATGACGCACGCGCCGCCGGTATTGCGGATACCCGGCGCAGCCTGGTCTTGAGCAGTCGTGTCGCGGTCGAACCGCTGGGGGCGCCATGA
- a CDS encoding GspH/FimT family pseudopilin: MDQKGLGLIELLVGLAIAAMALHLSVPALSQYAQSVRRESAALSLASGLRNARSEALLRNQAVVVHGLNDDWSQGWRIILDLSGRGQEDSSNPLLRQHQTGGTPLIVGNQWVRRFVRFSSLGEPLLPAGTFQVGTLHICASRQPISHHQVVLSRSGRVSLRHDKAEQALCAGSKQGANP; this comes from the coding sequence ATGGATCAAAAAGGCCTGGGCCTGATCGAGTTGCTGGTAGGCCTGGCCATTGCCGCCATGGCGCTGCACCTCAGCGTGCCGGCGCTCAGTCAATACGCGCAGTCAGTGCGCCGGGAAAGCGCGGCCCTGAGCCTTGCCAGCGGCCTGCGCAATGCGCGCAGCGAGGCGCTGCTGCGCAATCAGGCGGTGGTGGTGCATGGCTTGAACGATGACTGGAGCCAGGGCTGGCGAATCATCCTGGACCTCAGTGGTCGCGGCCAGGAGGACAGCAGCAACCCACTGTTGCGCCAGCACCAGACTGGCGGGACGCCGCTGATCGTCGGCAATCAATGGGTCAGGCGTTTTGTACGATTCAGCAGCCTGGGCGAGCCGTTATTGCCCGCAGGTACTTTTCAGGTAGGGACGTTGCACATCTGCGCGAGCCGCCAGCCAATCAGTCACCATCAGGTGGTGCTGTCCAGAAGCGGCCGCGTCAGCCTGCGCCACGACAAGGCGGAGCAGGCCTTGTGCGCGGGATCAAAGCAGGGAGCGAACCCGTAG
- the ispH gene encoding 4-hydroxy-3-methylbut-2-enyl diphosphate reductase, with product MQIKLANPRGFCAGVDRAIEIVNRALEVFGPPIYVRHEVVHNKFVVEDLRARGAIFVEELDQVPDDVIVIFSAHGVSQAVRSEAAGRGLKVFDATCPLVTKVHIEVARYSRDGRECILIGHAGHPEVEGTMGQYDASNGGAIYLVEDEKDVAALQVHNPDKLAFVTQTTLSMDDTSRVIDALRTRFPAIGGPRKDDICYATQNRQDAVKQLADECDVVLVVGSPNSSNSNRLRELAERMATPAYLIDGAEDLQRSWFDGVERIGITAGASAPEVLVRGVIQQLHAWGATGADELAGREENITFSMPKELRVRSLL from the coding sequence ATGCAAATCAAACTCGCCAATCCCCGTGGCTTCTGCGCCGGTGTGGACCGGGCGATCGAAATCGTCAACCGCGCCCTGGAAGTCTTCGGGCCGCCGATCTATGTGCGCCACGAAGTGGTCCATAACAAGTTCGTGGTTGAAGACCTGCGTGCACGCGGAGCGATTTTCGTCGAGGAGCTGGATCAGGTGCCGGATGACGTCATCGTGATTTTCAGCGCCCACGGGGTTTCCCAGGCTGTTCGCAGCGAAGCCGCAGGCCGTGGCCTGAAGGTGTTCGACGCAACTTGCCCGTTGGTGACCAAGGTGCATATCGAAGTCGCGCGCTATAGCCGTGACGGTCGCGAGTGCATCCTGATCGGGCATGCCGGCCACCCGGAAGTCGAAGGCACCATGGGCCAGTACGATGCCAGCAACGGCGGTGCGATCTACCTCGTCGAAGACGAAAAGGATGTTGCCGCCTTGCAGGTGCATAACCCGGACAAGCTCGCCTTCGTCACCCAGACCACCTTGTCGATGGATGACACCAGTCGGGTGATCGACGCCTTGCGCACGCGTTTCCCGGCCATTGGCGGTCCACGCAAGGACGACATCTGCTACGCCACGCAAAACCGTCAGGATGCGGTCAAGCAACTGGCCGACGAATGCGATGTGGTGTTGGTGGTGGGCAGCCCCAACAGCTCCAACTCCAACCGCCTGCGTGAACTAGCCGAGCGCATGGCTACCCCGGCCTACCTGATCGACGGCGCCGAAGATTTGCAGCGCAGCTGGTTCGATGGCGTCGAGCGGATCGGCATCACCGCCGGGGCTTCGGCACCGGAAGTGCTGGTTCGTGGGGTAATCCAGCAGTTGCACGCCTGGGGTGCCACCGGTGCCGATGAACTGGCCGGTCGCGAGGAGAACATCACCTTCTCCATGCCCAAGGAACTACGGGTTCGCTCCCTGCTTTGA
- the fkpB gene encoding FKBP-type peptidyl-prolyl cis-trans isomerase: MAEQRIGQNTEVTLHFALRLENGDTVDSTFDKAPATFKVGDGNLLPGFEAALFGFKAGDKRTLSIEPERAFGQPNPQNVQIIPRSQFQDMELSPGLLVIFNDAANTELPGVVKEFDDTQVTIDFNHPLAGKTLTFDVEIIDVKAL, from the coding sequence TTGGCTGAGCAACGCATCGGTCAGAACACGGAAGTCACTTTGCATTTCGCATTGCGCCTGGAGAACGGCGACACCGTCGACAGCACTTTCGACAAAGCCCCGGCGACCTTCAAGGTCGGCGATGGCAACCTGTTGCCAGGTTTCGAAGCCGCCTTGTTCGGCTTCAAGGCGGGCGACAAGCGTACACTGAGCATCGAGCCAGAGCGTGCGTTTGGCCAGCCCAACCCGCAGAACGTACAGATCATCCCGCGCTCGCAGTTCCAGGACATGGAGCTGTCCCCGGGTTTGCTGGTGATCTTCAACGATGCGGCCAACACCGAGCTGCCGGGTGTGGTCAAGGAATTCGATGACACGCAAGTGACTATCGACTTCAACCACCCGCTGGCGGGCAAGACCTTGACCTTTGACGTAGAGATCATCGACGTCAAAGCGCTCTAA
- the lspA gene encoding signal peptidase II gives MPDAASRFGRLSWLWLSLLVLVIDQASKFYFEGSLTMYQQIVVIPDYFSWTLAYNTGAAFSFLADGGGWQRWLFALIAIVVSGVLVVWLKRLGRNDTWLAVALALVLGGALGNLYDRIALGHVIDFILVHWQNRWYFPAFNFADSAISVGAVMLALDMFKSKKTGETVHD, from the coding sequence ATGCCTGATGCTGCTAGCCGTTTCGGACGGTTGAGCTGGCTGTGGTTGAGCCTGCTGGTCCTGGTCATCGACCAGGCCAGCAAGTTCTACTTCGAAGGTTCGTTGACGATGTACCAGCAGATCGTGGTGATCCCCGATTACTTCAGCTGGACCCTGGCCTACAACACGGGTGCGGCCTTCAGCTTCCTGGCTGATGGCGGTGGTTGGCAGCGTTGGCTGTTCGCCTTGATTGCGATCGTGGTCAGTGGCGTGCTGGTGGTCTGGCTCAAGCGCCTGGGGCGCAACGACACTTGGCTGGCCGTCGCCCTGGCGCTGGTGCTGGGCGGGGCGCTGGGCAACCTGTACGACCGCATTGCCCTGGGCCATGTGATCGACTTCATTCTGGTGCATTGGCAGAACCGCTGGTATTTCCCAGCGTTCAACTTTGCCGATAGCGCCATCAGCGTCGGCGCCGTGATGCTTGCGCTGGATATGTTCAAAAGCAAGAAAACCGGAGAAACCGTTCATGACTGA
- the ileS gene encoding isoleucine--tRNA ligase, with translation MTDYKATLNLPDTAFPMKAGLPQREPQILQRWDSIGLYQKLREIGKDRPKFVLHDGPPYANGTIHIGHALNKILKDMIIRSKTLSGFDAPYVPGWDCHGLPIEHKVEVTHGKNLGADKTRELCRAYATEQIEGQKSEFIRLGVLGDFANPYKTMDFKNEAGEIRALAEIVKGGFVFKGLKPVNWCFDCGSALAEAEVEYENKKSSTIDVAFPIADEAKLATAFGLASLGKPASIVIWTTTPWTIPANQALNVHPEFNYALVDVGDQLLVLAEELVESCLARYSLEGSVIATTTGKELELINFRHPFYDRLSPVYLADYVELGAGTGVVHSAPAYGVDDFVTCKKYGMVNDDILNPVQSNGVYATSLEFFGGQFIWKANPAIVDKLTEVGALLHTTIIEHSYMHCWRHKTPLIYRATAQWFIGMDKEPATGETLRKRAIKAIEETKFVPAWGQARLHSMIANRPDWCISRQRNWGVPIPFFLNKESGELHPRTVELMELVAQRVEVEGIEAWFKMDAAELLGDEAPQYDKISDTLDVWFDSGTTHWHVLRGSHPMGHESGPRADLYLEGSDQHRGWFHSSLLTGCAIDNHAPYRELLTHGFTVDESGRKMSKSLGNVIAPQKVNDTLGADIMRLWVASTDYSGEMAVSEQILQRSADAYRRIRNTARFLLSNLSGFNPATDILPADEMLALDRWAVDRTLLLQRELQEHYGEYRFWNVYSKIHNFCVQELGGFYLDIIKDRQYTTGANSKARRSAQTALYHISEALVRWIAPILAFTADELWQYLPGERNESVMLNTWYEGLSELPEGFELDRAYWERIMAVKVAVNKEMEIQRAAKAVGGNLQAEVTLFAEEALSADLAKLSNELRFVLITSTASIAPFVQAPADAVATEVSGLKLKVVKSGFAKCARCWHCREDVGVNPEHPEICGRCVDNISGAGEVRHYA, from the coding sequence ATGACCGACTATAAAGCCACGCTAAACCTTCCGGACACCGCCTTCCCAATGAAGGCCGGCCTGCCTCAGCGCGAACCGCAGATTCTGCAGCGCTGGGACAGCATTGGCCTGTACCAGAAGTTGCGTGAGATTGGTAAGGATCGTCCGAAGTTCGTGCTGCACGACGGTCCTCCGTACGCCAACGGCACCATTCATATCGGTCACGCGCTCAACAAGATTCTCAAGGACATGATCATTCGTTCGAAGACCCTGTCGGGCTTCGACGCACCTTATGTTCCGGGCTGGGACTGCCACGGCCTGCCGATCGAGCACAAAGTCGAAGTGACCCACGGCAAGAACCTGGGCGCGGACAAGACCCGCGAACTGTGCCGTGCCTACGCCACCGAGCAGATCGAAGGGCAGAAGTCCGAGTTCATCCGCCTGGGTGTGCTGGGCGACTTCGCCAACCCGTACAAGACCATGGATTTCAAGAACGAGGCCGGCGAAATCCGCGCCTTGGCTGAAATCGTCAAGGGTGGTTTCGTGTTCAAGGGCCTCAAGCCCGTGAACTGGTGCTTTGACTGCGGTTCGGCCCTGGCCGAAGCGGAAGTCGAATACGAGAACAAGAAGTCCTCGACCATCGACGTTGCCTTCCCGATTGCCGATGAAGCCAAACTGGCTACGGCTTTCGGCCTGGCATCGCTGGGCAAGCCGGCTTCGATCGTGATCTGGACCACCACCCCGTGGACCATCCCGGCCAACCAGGCGCTCAACGTTCACCCGGAATTCAACTACGCCCTGGTCGACGTCGGTGACCAGCTGCTGGTGCTGGCTGAAGAGCTGGTGGAATCGTGCCTGGCCCGCTATAGCCTGGAAGGTTCGGTCATCGCGACCACCACCGGTAAAGAGCTGGAGCTGATCAACTTCCGTCACCCGTTCTACGATCGCCTGTCGCCGGTTTACCTGGCGGACTACGTCGAACTGGGCGCTGGTACCGGTGTGGTTCACTCCGCCCCGGCCTACGGCGTGGACGACTTCGTGACCTGCAAGAAGTACGGCATGGTCAACGACGACATCCTCAACCCAGTGCAAAGCAACGGTGTGTACGCGACGTCGCTGGAGTTCTTCGGTGGCCAGTTCATCTGGAAAGCCAACCCGGCCATCGTCGACAAGCTGACTGAAGTGGGTGCGCTGCTGCACACCACCATCATCGAACACAGCTACATGCACTGCTGGCGTCACAAGACCCCGCTGATCTACCGCGCCACCGCGCAGTGGTTCATCGGCATGGACAAAGAGCCGGCAACTGGCGAGACCCTGCGCAAGCGTGCGATCAAGGCCATTGAAGAGACCAAGTTCGTTCCGGCCTGGGGCCAGGCACGCCTGCACTCGATGATCGCCAACCGTCCTGACTGGTGCATCTCCCGCCAGCGCAACTGGGGTGTGCCGATCCCGTTCTTCCTGAACAAGGAAAGCGGCGAACTGCACCCGCGTACCGTTGAGCTGATGGAACTGGTGGCCCAGCGCGTCGAAGTCGAAGGCATCGAAGCCTGGTTCAAGATGGACGCTGCCGAGCTGCTGGGCGATGAAGCGCCACAGTACGACAAAATCAGCGACACCCTCGACGTCTGGTTCGACTCGGGCACCACGCACTGGCACGTCCTGCGCGGTTCGCACCCGATGGGCCACGAAAGCGGTCCGCGTGCCGACCTGTACCTGGAAGGTTCGGACCAGCACCGTGGCTGGTTCCATTCGTCCCTGCTGACCGGTTGCGCCATCGACAACCACGCGCCGTACCGCGAGCTGCTGACCCACGGCTTCACTGTCGATGAGTCCGGCCGCAAGATGTCCAAGTCCCTGGGCAACGTGATTGCGCCACAGAAGGTTAACGACACCCTGGGCGCCGACATCATGCGTCTGTGGGTGGCTTCGACCGATTATTCGGGTGAAATGGCGGTTTCCGAGCAGATCCTGCAACGCAGTGCGGACGCCTACCGGCGGATCCGTAACACCGCGCGCTTCCTGCTTTCCAACCTGAGCGGGTTCAACCCGGCCACCGACATCCTGCCGGCCGACGAAATGCTCGCCCTGGACCGTTGGGCCGTGGACCGCACCTTGCTGCTGCAACGCGAGTTGCAAGAGCACTACGGTGAATACCGCTTCTGGAACGTCTACTCCAAGATCCACAACTTCTGCGTGCAGGAGCTGGGCGGTTTCTACCTGGACATCATCAAGGACCGCCAGTACACCACCGGCGCCAACAGCAAGGCCCGCCGTTCGGCGCAAACCGCGCTGTACCACATCTCTGAAGCGCTGGTGCGCTGGATCGCGCCGATCCTGGCCTTCACCGCCGACGAGCTGTGGCAGTACCTGCCGGGCGAGCGTAACGAATCGGTAATGCTCAACACCTGGTACGAAGGCCTCAGCGAACTGCCGGAAGGCTTTGAGCTGGACCGCGCCTACTGGGAGCGGATCATGGCGGTCAAGGTGGCGGTCAACAAGGAAATGGAAATCCAGCGCGCTGCCAAGGCGGTGGGTGGCAACCTGCAAGCCGAAGTCACGCTGTTCGCCGAAGAAGCGCTGAGCGCCGACCTGGCCAAGCTGAGCAACGAACTGCGCTTCGTCCTGATCACCTCGACCGCGAGCATTGCCCCGTTCGTGCAGGCACCGGCCGACGCAGTCGCGACCGAAGTCAGCGGCCTGAAACTCAAGGTGGTCAAGTCGGGCTTCGCCAAGTGCGCCCGTTGCTGGCACTGCCGCGAGGACGTCGGGGTGAACCCGGAGCATCCGGAAATCTGCGGTCGTTGCGTCGACAACATCAGCGGCGCAGGCGAGGTTCGTCACTATGCCTGA
- the ribF gene encoding bifunctional riboflavin kinase/FAD synthetase yields the protein MQLVRGLHNLRPQHRGCVATIGNFDGVHRGHQAILGRLRERALELGVPSCVVIFEPQPREFFAPDTAPARLARLRDKLQLLADEGVDRVLCLAFNQRLSKLSAAEFVDTILVDGLGVQHLEVGDDFRFGCDRVGDFDFLQQAGSVQGFTVEAAQTVELDGLRVSSTQVRNALAAADFELAERLLGRPFRIAGRVLHGQKLARQLGTPTANVQLKRRRVPLTGVYLVSVDLDGKTWPGVANIGVRPTVAGDGKAHLEVHILDFAGDLYDRRLTVVFHHKLRDEQRFASLEALKTAINADVAAARAYAAPSANR from the coding sequence ATGCAGCTGGTTCGAGGCCTCCACAATCTGCGCCCCCAGCATCGGGGCTGCGTCGCCACTATTGGCAACTTTGACGGTGTTCACCGTGGTCACCAGGCTATCCTGGGCCGGCTGCGTGAACGTGCGCTTGAGTTGGGCGTACCCAGCTGCGTGGTGATTTTCGAGCCCCAGCCCCGCGAGTTTTTTGCGCCCGACACCGCGCCCGCGCGTCTTGCTCGCCTGCGCGACAAGCTGCAACTGCTGGCAGACGAAGGCGTTGACCGGGTGTTATGCCTGGCGTTCAACCAGCGCTTGAGCAAACTCAGCGCCGCCGAATTCGTCGACACCATCCTGGTCGATGGCCTGGGCGTCCAGCATCTGGAGGTCGGTGACGATTTCCGCTTCGGCTGTGACCGGGTAGGGGATTTCGATTTCCTGCAGCAGGCGGGTAGCGTCCAGGGTTTTACCGTGGAGGCGGCGCAGACGGTCGAGCTGGACGGTCTGCGGGTCAGCAGCACCCAGGTGCGAAACGCCCTGGCCGCCGCTGATTTCGAGTTGGCTGAGCGTTTGCTCGGGCGGCCGTTCCGGATTGCCGGGCGGGTCCTGCACGGGCAGAAGCTGGCGCGCCAGTTGGGTACGCCAACGGCCAACGTGCAACTCAAGCGCCGTCGCGTGCCGCTGACCGGGGTGTACCTGGTGAGTGTCGACCTCGACGGCAAGACCTGGCCAGGCGTCGCCAATATCGGCGTCCGGCCAACGGTCGCAGGTGACGGCAAAGCCCACCTTGAAGTCCATATACTCGATTTTGCCGGCGATCTGTATGACCGGCGTTTGACGGTGGTTTTCCACCACAAGCTGCGTGATGAGCAGCGTTTCGCCTCTCTGGAGGCGCTTAAGACGGCGATCAATGCGGATGTCGCCGCCGCCCGTGCCTATGCCGCACCTAGCGCCAATCGCTAA